Proteins encoded in a region of the Raphanus sativus cultivar WK10039 chromosome 8, ASM80110v3, whole genome shotgun sequence genome:
- the LOC108836630 gene encoding protein BIG GRAIN 1-like B: protein MSPWDNNSPNHHHHRHQDHRHPSFSSTLLEQIYNSIDSSSTNSDVSMRKKQNRAASSLDENRVCLEKILVNRRGSVSGRDSVRSRNPKTAEPVFFKHSSSSSSSDSSGFSSSSSGSFYRRTRSPPPEIHHPKPVRTTSVERLERPNNNNKVKSKALKMYSDLKKTKQPISPGGRLATFLNSIFTKKPNKTNTSATSPTTCSSASSLSRSCLSKTTSSSEKAKRSVRFCPLDEDSKKRSSGHKTHNIHNGLYGNDERESTRHRQNFDTIESRVMEEENRRVIEAAKELIRTYHKNKDVVKISVEEEEDDDGASCASSDLFELDHLSVIGIDRYREELPVYETTRFNTNRVISR, encoded by the coding sequence ATGAGTCCTTGGGATAACAACTCAccaaaccaccaccaccaccgtcacCAAGATCATCGCCATCCTTCTTTCTCCTCCACTCTCCTCGAACAAATCTACAACTCCATCGACTCCTCCTCAACAAACTCCGACGTTTCCATGAGGAAGAAGCAGAACCGCGCAGCGTCATCTCTCGACGAGAATCGCGTTTGTCTCGAGAAAATCCTCGTTAACCGCCGCGGCTCAGTCTCCGGAAGAGATTCCGTTAGATCCAGGAATCCAAAAACCGCCGAGCCAGTTTTCTTCAAGCATTCATCCAGCTCCAGCTCCTCTGACTCGAGCGGTTTCTCCTCGTCCTCGTCCGGTTCCTTCTACAGGCGAACTCGCTCTCCGCCGCCGGAGATTCATCATCCTAAGCCGGTTCGAACCACCTCCGTCGAGAGACTCGAACGGCCTAACAATAATAACAAAGTGAAATCGAAAGCGTTGAAGATGTACAGCGATTTGAAGAAAACGAAACAGCCTATCTCTCCAGGCGGACGTCTCGCCACTTTCCTTAACTCTATTTTCACAAAGAAACCGAATAAAACTAACACTTCCGCCACGTCACCAACCACTTGCTCCTCAGCGTCTTCTCTCTCCAGATCTTGTTTGAGCAAAACGACGTCGTCTAGTGAAAAAGCGAAACGGTCTGTGCGATTCTGTCCCCTTGACGAAGACTCCAAGAAGCGTAGTAGTGGCCATAAGACTCATAACATCCATAACGGATTGTACGGAAATGACGAGCGTGAGTCCACTCGCCATCGTCAAAACTTTGATACTATCGAGAGCCGAGTGATGGAGGAGGAGAATCGTCGCGTGATTGAAGCAGCCAAGGAGCTTATCAGAACTTACCATAAGAATAAAGACGTCGTAAAGATCTccgtggaagaagaagaggacgaTGATGGTGCGAGCTGCGCGAGCTCTGATCTGTTCGAGTTGGATCATCTATCGGTGATTGGTATCGATAGGTATCGAGAAGAGCTTCCCGTCTACGAGACAACTCGTTTTAACACGAATCGTGTCATCTCCAGatga